One genomic window of Micrococcus flavus includes the following:
- a CDS encoding malonic semialdehyde reductase produces MTAEMHHDAEDTAHPTQPQADAGRLDREAIDHLFADGHTTQLFTDEPVDPELVRRAYEDLRWAPTAMNSQPLRLDVIASPEAKRRLLPHMIAFNREKTERAPLTLIASYDLDWHRHMGHLAPFREGFEQDAEGKAGMREGMGRLNAAIQIGYLLMALRAHGLEVGPMAGFSNDGVDAEFHADRAWRSLVVINVGHAPADDEKAQQPRQGRLEFEQAAQVL; encoded by the coding sequence ATGACCGCCGAGATGCACCACGACGCCGAGGACACCGCTCATCCCACGCAGCCGCAGGCCGACGCCGGCCGACTGGACCGGGAGGCGATCGACCACCTGTTCGCCGACGGGCACACCACCCAGCTCTTCACCGACGAGCCGGTGGACCCCGAGCTGGTCCGCCGCGCCTACGAGGACCTGCGCTGGGCGCCGACGGCCATGAACAGCCAGCCCCTGCGCCTGGACGTCATCGCGTCCCCCGAGGCGAAGCGGCGCCTGCTCCCGCACATGATCGCGTTCAACAGGGAGAAGACGGAGCGCGCGCCGCTGACCCTGATCGCCTCCTACGACCTCGACTGGCACCGCCACATGGGCCACCTGGCCCCCTTCCGCGAGGGCTTCGAGCAGGACGCCGAGGGCAAGGCGGGGATGCGCGAGGGCATGGGCCGGCTCAACGCCGCCATCCAGATCGGCTACCTGCTGATGGCCCTGCGCGCCCACGGGCTCGAGGTGGGCCCCATGGCCGGGTTCAGCAACGACGGCGTCGACGCCGAGTTCCACGCCGACCGCGCCTGGCGCTCGCTCGTGGTCATCAACGTGGGCCACGCCCCGGCCGACGACGAGAAGGCCCAGCAGCCGCGCCAGGGCCGGCTCGAGTTCGAGCAGGCCGCGCAGGTCCTCTGA
- a CDS encoding DNA polymerase III subunit gamma and tau: MSTALYRRYRPDRFEDVIGQDHVTVPLRTALSKDRVNHAYLFSGPRGCGKTTSARILARCLNCAQGPTPTPCGECDSCRDLATGGPGSLDVLEIDAASHGGVDDARGLRERATFAPVRDRFKILIIDEAHMVTAAGFNALLKIVEEPPEHLKFIFATTEPDKVIGTIRSRTHHYPFRLVPPEPLIAHLEQLCQEEGVRVEPGVLPLVVRAGTGSVRDTLSVLDQLIGGAQQGQVSYELAVSLLGFTPEALLDDVIDAVAADDTPTVFRVADRVVQSGQDPRRFVEDLLDRFRDLVIARALPDEAGAILHGMPEDQVRRLAAQAAQLSRSELSRLADVTNLALTDMVGATSPRLHLELLMARLMLPATDDSHRGLAARLEALERRVGAGAPLADDDGGAPSGASASRGAADGTEALSGAALARAAARRAETTAAAPDPAPQPAPERGAEQPAGPGAGRQADRDPAPSPEAPARPEAPARPETAARPETPARPAPPTEDARPAPTPGDTPRPAAEPAGPAAEPAPAPAPAPAAAAPSQVEKVRRAWPDILGAVEDSSRLVWMLVKDNASVAGYDGDLLTIAFTQDGPRRSLLSRQGDQVLAEAVHRVLGIRPELDLILGGDGPQDGGGPSRPDRPAPPQGPRQGRGPAPERAEGPASTRPSAERAAPGPAAPGRRTPAESAPRSVPAERAPAQDLPVATSWPSPAPQADPAQGRTTPSRPDRPEQPTDLSSPSAPVGGHAPAAPRPPASADARSGARPGTADTTPPAAPAPQGWGSADEAPPAWEDAPPPPEDPWDALPEFDPDADMEDSPGPEGWTPDQDDAEESAPGAPAEPAHDVPTPQDWGPPAGRTPAGDAAGQGAAAPSSPEPDRPAEVTPAPSDADVRRAYDPGPLVREEEHTIPVFAKPEAELRAEFAARFGGTRPAGFDAGRAAAQPAGDETAGDDDADPDRPRAAVRAALAGEPDRYGQDAAENEAERTADVREDPQAAASGTEEPVAESPARPTADDTPDPGVPAEHHEDASPTPGSDAAASTRAEGRGAGHPDSWFGALMERLEAGGPLDPPVNAGRPGPGAAAGSGGRPSASALDGPDAPDHAPPADTASVDPRAAAIRAAREAARGSGARPDDDAPAGPVAASAPSVDWSDEVASEDDVSLEESGLVGRPVVERLLGARLLEERPHEGGF; encoded by the coding sequence GTGAGCACCGCCCTGTACCGCCGCTACCGCCCCGACCGGTTCGAGGACGTGATCGGACAGGACCATGTCACCGTGCCGCTCCGGACCGCGCTGTCCAAGGACCGCGTGAACCACGCCTACCTCTTCTCCGGCCCGCGCGGCTGTGGCAAGACCACGTCCGCCCGGATCCTGGCGCGCTGCCTGAACTGCGCGCAGGGCCCCACGCCCACGCCCTGCGGGGAGTGCGACTCGTGCCGGGACCTCGCCACGGGCGGCCCCGGCTCCTTGGACGTCCTGGAGATCGACGCCGCCAGCCACGGCGGCGTGGACGACGCGCGCGGGCTGCGCGAGCGGGCCACGTTCGCCCCGGTGCGGGACCGCTTCAAGATCCTCATCATCGACGAGGCCCACATGGTCACGGCGGCCGGCTTCAACGCGCTGCTGAAGATCGTGGAGGAGCCGCCGGAGCACCTCAAGTTCATCTTCGCTACCACGGAGCCGGACAAGGTGATCGGCACCATCCGCTCGCGCACCCACCACTACCCGTTCCGCCTGGTGCCCCCGGAGCCGCTGATCGCCCACCTGGAGCAGCTGTGCCAGGAGGAGGGCGTGCGGGTGGAGCCCGGGGTCCTGCCGCTCGTGGTGCGCGCGGGCACCGGCTCGGTGCGGGACACCCTGTCCGTGCTGGACCAGCTGATCGGCGGCGCCCAACAGGGGCAGGTCTCGTACGAGCTCGCCGTCAGCCTGCTCGGGTTCACCCCGGAGGCGCTGCTGGACGACGTGATCGACGCCGTCGCCGCGGACGACACCCCCACCGTGTTCCGCGTGGCGGACCGCGTGGTGCAGTCCGGCCAGGACCCGCGCCGGTTCGTGGAGGACCTGCTGGACCGGTTCCGCGACCTGGTGATCGCCCGCGCCCTGCCGGACGAGGCCGGCGCCATCCTGCACGGCATGCCCGAGGACCAGGTCCGCCGGCTCGCCGCGCAGGCCGCCCAGCTCTCCCGGTCCGAGCTCTCCCGCCTCGCGGACGTCACCAACCTGGCCCTGACGGACATGGTGGGCGCCACGAGCCCCCGGCTGCACCTCGAGCTGCTCATGGCGCGCCTCATGCTGCCCGCCACGGATGATTCGCACCGCGGCCTGGCCGCCCGCCTGGAGGCCCTCGAGCGTCGTGTCGGCGCCGGCGCCCCCCTCGCCGACGACGACGGCGGTGCCCCCTCCGGCGCGTCCGCCTCCCGGGGCGCGGCGGACGGGACGGAGGCGCTGAGCGGGGCCGCGCTCGCCCGCGCCGCCGCGCGGCGCGCGGAGACCACGGCTGCGGCGCCGGACCCGGCTCCGCAGCCGGCCCCGGAGCGGGGGGCGGAGCAGCCCGCCGGCCCGGGAGCCGGACGACAGGCCGACCGGGACCCCGCGCCCTCCCCTGAGGCACCGGCACGTCCTGAGGCCCCGGCACGCCCGGAGACTGCGGCTCGTCCCGAGACTCCGGCCCGCCCCGCGCCACCGACAGAGGACGCCCGGCCGGCCCCGACGCCGGGGGACACCCCGCGCCCGGCCGCCGAGCCGGCCGGGCCCGCAGCCGAGCCCGCACCCGCCCCTGCGCCGGCCCCCGCTGCCGCCGCACCGAGCCAGGTGGAGAAGGTGCGCCGCGCATGGCCGGACATCCTGGGCGCGGTCGAGGACTCCTCGCGCCTGGTGTGGATGCTGGTGAAGGACAACGCCTCGGTAGCCGGCTACGACGGCGACCTGCTCACCATCGCCTTCACCCAGGACGGCCCGCGCCGCTCCCTGCTCTCCCGTCAGGGCGACCAGGTGCTGGCCGAGGCCGTGCACCGGGTCCTCGGCATCCGGCCCGAGTTGGACCTCATCCTGGGCGGCGACGGCCCGCAGGACGGCGGCGGGCCCTCCCGACCGGACCGGCCCGCGCCCCCGCAGGGTCCGCGGCAGGGCCGAGGCCCCGCGCCGGAGCGCGCGGAGGGCCCGGCGTCGACCCGGCCGTCGGCCGAGCGGGCCGCCCCAGGGCCAGCGGCCCCCGGGCGCCGGACACCGGCCGAGTCCGCCCCGCGATCCGTTCCGGCCGAGCGTGCGCCCGCCCAGGACCTCCCGGTGGCCACGTCCTGGCCCTCGCCCGCCCCGCAGGCCGACCCCGCCCAGGGCCGGACGACCCCGTCTCGACCCGACCGCCCGGAGCAGCCGACGGACCTGTCGTCGCCGTCCGCGCCGGTCGGCGGGCACGCCCCCGCCGCGCCACGCCCCCCTGCCTCGGCGGACGCCCGGTCAGGCGCTCGCCCCGGGACGGCGGACACCACCCCGCCCGCAGCACCCGCCCCGCAGGGCTGGGGCAGCGCGGACGAGGCGCCCCCCGCCTGGGAGGACGCCCCGCCGCCCCCCGAGGACCCATGGGACGCCCTGCCCGAGTTCGACCCGGACGCGGACATGGAGGACTCCCCCGGACCCGAGGGCTGGACCCCGGACCAGGACGACGCGGAGGAGTCCGCCCCCGGAGCCCCCGCCGAGCCCGCCCATGACGTGCCGACCCCGCAGGACTGGGGCCCTCCCGCTGGGCGCACCCCCGCCGGCGACGCCGCCGGGCAGGGGGCCGCCGCGCCGTCGTCGCCCGAGCCGGACCGGCCCGCCGAGGTGACCCCCGCCCCCAGCGACGCCGACGTGCGCCGCGCCTACGACCCGGGGCCGCTCGTCCGCGAGGAGGAGCACACCATCCCGGTGTTCGCCAAGCCCGAGGCCGAGCTGCGCGCCGAGTTCGCCGCACGTTTCGGCGGCACGCGGCCGGCCGGCTTCGACGCCGGTCGCGCTGCGGCGCAGCCCGCCGGGGACGAGACCGCCGGCGACGACGACGCCGACCCCGACCGACCGAGGGCGGCCGTCCGGGCCGCGCTCGCCGGGGAGCCCGACCGGTACGGGCAGGACGCGGCGGAGAACGAGGCCGAACGGACGGCCGACGTCCGCGAGGACCCGCAGGCCGCGGCCTCCGGGACGGAGGAACCCGTCGCCGAGTCCCCAGCCCGCCCCACCGCGGACGACACGCCGGACCCCGGCGTGCCTGCGGAGCACCACGAGGACGCGTCCCCCACCCCGGGCTCGGACGCTGCCGCCTCGACCCGTGCCGAAGGCCGCGGCGCAGGCCACCCGGACAGCTGGTTCGGCGCGCTCATGGAGCGGCTCGAGGCCGGGGGCCCGCTCGACCCGCCGGTCAACGCGGGTCGGCCCGGACCGGGCGCTGCGGCAGGCTCGGGCGGGCGGCCCAGCGCCTCGGCGCTCGACGGACCGGATGCGCCCGACCACGCACCGCCCGCGGACACCGCCAGCGTCGACCCCCGGGCCGCCGCCATCCGTGCCGCCCGCGAGGCGGCACGCGGCAGCGGGGCGAGGCCGGACGACGACGCGCCCGCCGGCCCCGTTGCGGCGTCCGCCCCGTCCGTAGACTGGTCGGACGAGGTGGCCAGTGAGGACGACGTCTCCCTCGAGGAGTCCGGCCTGGTCGGCCGGCCGGTGGTGGAGCGTCTGCTGGGCGCCCGCCTGCTCGAGGAGCGGCCCCACGAGGGCGGCTTCTGA
- the recR gene encoding recombination mediator RecR translates to MYDGAVQELIDELGRLPGIGPKSAQRIAFHIMDADAADMLRLAEAIRTVKDKVRLCTVCFNVSEEEVCRLCRDERRDRSQICVVEESQDVMAMERTRAFSGRYHVLGGSINPIAGIGPEQLHVRELLTRLQDETVQEVILATDPNLEGEATATYLGRLLGATGIRVTRLASGLPVGGDLEYADEVTLGRAFEGRRPIAG, encoded by the coding sequence GTGTACGACGGTGCCGTCCAGGAGCTGATCGACGAGCTCGGCCGACTTCCGGGCATCGGCCCGAAGTCCGCCCAGCGCATCGCCTTCCACATCATGGATGCGGACGCCGCGGACATGCTCCGCCTGGCCGAGGCGATCCGCACCGTCAAGGACAAGGTGCGCCTGTGCACCGTGTGCTTCAACGTGTCGGAGGAGGAGGTCTGCCGGCTCTGCCGGGACGAGCGCCGGGACCGCAGCCAGATCTGCGTGGTCGAGGAGTCCCAGGACGTCATGGCCATGGAGCGCACCCGCGCCTTCTCCGGCCGGTACCACGTGCTCGGCGGCTCCATCAATCCGATCGCCGGGATCGGCCCCGAGCAGCTGCACGTGCGTGAGCTGCTCACCCGCCTCCAGGACGAGACCGTCCAGGAGGTCATCCTCGCCACGGACCCGAACCTCGAGGGCGAGGCCACCGCCACCTACCTGGGCCGCCTCCTCGGCGCCACCGGCATCCGCGTCACCCGGCTCGCCTCCGGCCTGCCGGTGGGCGGCGACCTCGAGTACGCGGACGAGGTCACCCTCGGCCGCGCCTTCGAGGGCCGTCGCCCGATCGCCGGCTGA
- a CDS encoding ABC transporter permease: protein MSTALDTRPTPGAAPQGPGPGAAGLSGGAALRTVVGMELRQRLRSRGWYVLLGLFFLLVGAVTLGALGLRALSAGEMTGMSAADQEAALRTAGQWMFDGVLMFTLTLALLVAPALAANAISGDRAGGTLAITQVTLLSTWQLMAGKWLAAWIASAAFVAAALPWLVVAAVVGRVNPLYVLVGILMILVEFAVVTGIGVAVSAIAGRTLFAVVVTYLLVAALTIGSVVALVLSMQFTSLTVRASQPEHASPEETLSEEEAAGMTEQEWDAYYAEQQRRFPEAFDSIADRCVGPVTDQEVLDGRRVAWLVAPNPFVVVADASPWIARPAGSSGGLAPDVGPLNGLSAAYRQAQRDPRASVECLDGELRGIDQMATPAREGTWPMWPLGLAMQGALTAGLLWWGHRRLDTPAGRLAAGTRVA from the coding sequence ATGAGCACCGCCCTGGACACCCGCCCCACCCCCGGCGCCGCGCCGCAGGGACCCGGCCCGGGCGCCGCGGGCCTGTCCGGCGGCGCCGCCCTGCGCACCGTGGTGGGCATGGAGCTGCGCCAGCGGCTGCGCTCGCGCGGCTGGTACGTGCTGCTGGGCCTGTTCTTCCTGCTGGTCGGCGCCGTCACCCTCGGGGCCCTGGGGCTGCGCGCCCTCAGCGCCGGGGAGATGACCGGCATGAGCGCCGCCGACCAGGAGGCTGCGCTGCGCACGGCCGGACAGTGGATGTTCGACGGCGTCCTCATGTTCACCCTCACCCTCGCCCTGCTCGTGGCGCCGGCGCTGGCGGCCAACGCCATCTCGGGTGACCGGGCGGGCGGCACGCTCGCGATCACCCAGGTGACGCTCCTGTCCACGTGGCAGCTCATGGCCGGCAAGTGGCTGGCGGCGTGGATCGCCTCGGCCGCGTTCGTGGCCGCGGCCCTGCCCTGGCTCGTGGTCGCGGCCGTGGTGGGTCGCGTGAATCCCCTGTACGTCCTGGTCGGGATCCTGATGATCCTCGTGGAGTTCGCGGTGGTGACCGGGATCGGCGTGGCCGTCTCCGCGATCGCCGGGCGCACCCTGTTCGCCGTCGTCGTGACGTACCTGCTCGTGGCGGCGCTGACCATCGGCTCCGTGGTGGCGCTGGTGCTCTCGATGCAGTTCACCTCGCTGACGGTGCGCGCGAGCCAGCCCGAGCACGCTTCGCCGGAGGAGACCCTCTCCGAGGAGGAGGCGGCCGGCATGACCGAACAGGAGTGGGACGCGTACTACGCCGAGCAGCAGCGCCGGTTCCCCGAGGCGTTCGACTCCATCGCGGACCGCTGCGTGGGTCCGGTGACGGACCAGGAGGTCCTCGACGGGCGCCGGGTGGCCTGGCTCGTGGCGCCGAACCCCTTCGTGGTGGTGGCGGACGCCTCCCCGTGGATCGCGCGTCCGGCCGGGTCGTCGGGCGGCCTCGCCCCGGACGTGGGGCCCTTGAACGGGCTGTCCGCGGCGTACCGGCAGGCGCAGCGGGACCCGCGGGCGTCGGTGGAGTGCCTCGACGGCGAGCTGCGCGGGATCGACCAGATGGCGACGCCGGCCCGCGAGGGCACGTGGCCGATGTGGCCGCTGGGACTGGCCATGCAGGGCGCGCTGACCGCGGGTCTGCTGTGGTGGGGACACCGCCGGCTGGACACCCCGGCCGGACGGCTCGCCGCCGGCACGCGGGTGGCCTGA
- a CDS encoding ABC transporter ATP-binding protein yields the protein MTTTALPAPGGITAHGLARSFGAVHAVRDVSLTAPAGSVTALVGPNGSGKTTLMLILATLLRPDRGSVCVAGVDAMTDPTAARARLGWMPDTLGVWEALTCRDILASLGRLYGMGAADADARAREQLAWVGLEEFADRPARVLSRGQQQRLSLARATVHRPAVLMLDEPANGLDPTSRLRLRDDVRAMAAQGTAVLISSHVLSELEEMADRAVFVSEGATVAVKDLSGADDTAAERPYRIAGPDPSRLPELVRALEARGVLLAEGPERHRPGVVVHLRGEDAAAALLADLVAAGVPVSRLAPEGSRLENAYLDLALDGGAHPQRIEGDRA from the coding sequence ATGACCACCACAGCCCTCCCCGCCCCCGGCGGCATCACCGCCCACGGCCTGGCGCGGTCCTTCGGCGCCGTGCACGCCGTGCGGGACGTGTCCCTCACCGCCCCCGCCGGGTCCGTGACCGCCCTCGTGGGCCCCAACGGCTCCGGCAAGACCACGCTGATGCTGATCCTCGCGACGCTGCTGCGTCCCGACCGGGGGTCCGTGTGCGTGGCGGGCGTGGACGCCATGACCGACCCGACGGCCGCCCGCGCCCGGCTGGGCTGGATGCCGGACACCCTCGGCGTGTGGGAGGCCCTGACCTGCCGGGACATCCTCGCCAGCCTGGGACGGCTGTACGGGATGGGCGCCGCCGACGCCGACGCCCGGGCCCGGGAGCAGCTGGCCTGGGTGGGGCTCGAGGAGTTCGCCGACCGGCCCGCGCGCGTGCTCTCCCGCGGCCAGCAGCAGCGCCTGTCCCTGGCCCGGGCCACGGTGCACCGGCCCGCGGTGCTGATGCTGGACGAGCCCGCCAACGGACTGGACCCCACCTCCCGGCTGCGCCTGCGCGACGACGTCCGGGCGATGGCCGCGCAGGGCACCGCCGTCCTCATCTCCTCGCACGTGCTCTCCGAGCTCGAGGAGATGGCGGACCGCGCGGTGTTCGTGAGCGAGGGCGCCACGGTGGCCGTGAAGGACCTCTCCGGCGCGGACGACACCGCCGCCGAGCGCCCGTACCGGATCGCCGGGCCCGACCCGTCGCGCCTGCCCGAGCTCGTCCGCGCCCTCGAGGCGCGCGGCGTGCTCCTGGCCGAGGGCCCCGAGCGGCACCGGCCCGGCGTCGTGGTGCACCTGCGCGGTGAGGACGCCGCGGCGGCCCTGCTGGCGGACCTGGTGGCCGCCGGGGTGCCCGTCAGCCGCCTCGCCCCCGAGGGCTCACGCCTCGAGAACGCCTACCTGGACCTCGCCCTCGACGGCGGCGCCCACCCCCAGCGCATCGAAGGAGACCGCGCATGA